The sequence TGCCGTGGTTATTGGTGCGCGTGGTCGCAGCTTGTGATTGATGACAACTTTCGTTATCTGATTCTGCCGAAACAACGCTGGTTGGCACCTGCAAAGGCGTCTCTTACAGATACGTTAACTGCTGCTGAGCTAAGTAATGCCCTGTTGTTGCATTTTAATCAGGACAGCGGACCGGTATTACTGGCAACTTTACGGGTCTGCGATAACGAGGGATTAGAGAGCAGAAGGGGATTTATCGTGCCAGACGATTGGGCGACGCGAGCTGCAACGACGCGAAGACTGGCGACGGTGAAGGTTGCACTTAAGTCCTGACTCCGTTGGCATCAAGCTGTTATGAACGATTTGTAAAACCGGAGTAGATGGGTAAACGTCCCACTTCTACAATTCAATCCCTTCACGTACAACTCAATCTATTCAAAGAATCATATTCAGAGAATCAATCAGCGCCTCAATGTTTGTGCTCACCGATCAAAGCCAGCGAATCATGCTCTCGTTGATTGGCAGAATGTTTGCGCATCACCAAAAACATGGTGCCGGATACAAAGACACCAAACATGATGATGACCAGATTGACGTTCAAATCTAGTTTTACCATTACTGCATACAGTACCAACATGGTTAATACTGACAAGTTCTCATTGTAATTTTGTACTGCGATCGAGTGGCCGGCGCTCATCAGGACGTGACCACGATGCTGGAGCAAGGCGTTCATTGGCACTACAAAGTAGCCAGAAAGCGCACCAATCAGCACTAATAACGGATAGGCCACCCAAATTGAGTGAACAAGTGTCATTGACATGACAACCAAGCCCATGACGATGCCCATCGGCATCACGGACAGCGACTTCTTTAGTGGGACAAAGCGGGCGGCCGCCACGGCCCCGATAGCAACGCCTACTGCAACGACGCCTTGTAAAATTGCCGCTTTATCAAGGGGCATATGAAGTGACTTCTCCGCCCATTTCAGCACGATGAATTGCAGCGTGGCACCCGCGCCCCAAAACAACGTGGTGACAGCGAGAGAAATTTGTCCCAGTTTATCTTTCCAGAGCGTGGCATTGCAGCGGGCAAAGTCAGCGACCAGTTTGATTGGATTGCGCTCCTGATGCGGATAACGCACGCCTGTATCCGGAATTTTCAGATTAAAGATGGTGGCTACAATGTAAAGGCCAGCGATCACGCTAAGTGCCGCCTGAGTTGGCGTATTCGGACTCCAGTTAAGGATCGGCACATGCAGCGTCAAAAGTACCGCCGAGACATGCGGATTGACCAGCGCGCCACCCATTACTGTGCCAAGAATGATGGATGAGACCGTTAAACCTTCAATCCAGCCATTTGCGGCTACCAGTTTTTCTGCCGGTAACAATTCGGTCAGAATACCGTATTTAGCAGGGGAATATGCTGCGGCACCGAAGCCCACCATTGCATAGGAAAGTAATGGATGGATGCTGAAAAACATCATCACGCAACCGAAAATTTTGATTAAATTGGTCACGAACATCACGCGCCCTTTGGGCAGTGAATCGGCGAACGCGCCGACAAAAGGCGCTAAAACGACGTAAGACAAGACAA is a genomic window of Glaciimonas sp. CA11.2 containing:
- the lplT gene encoding lysophospholipid transporter LplT; this translates as MNRGFYTIMAAQFFSSLADNALLIAAIALLIEMSSPTWMTPLLKLFFVLSYVVLAPFVGAFADSLPKGRVMFVTNLIKIFGCVMMFFSIHPLLSYAMVGFGAAAYSPAKYGILTELLPAEKLVAANGWIEGLTVSSIILGTVMGGALVNPHVSAVLLTLHVPILNWSPNTPTQAALSVIAGLYIVATIFNLKIPDTGVRYPHQERNPIKLVADFARCNATLWKDKLGQISLAVTTLFWGAGATLQFIVLKWAEKSLHMPLDKAAILQGVVAVGVAIGAVAAARFVPLKKSLSVMPMGIVMGLVVMSMTLVHSIWVAYPLLVLIGALSGYFVVPMNALLQHRGHVLMSAGHSIAVQNYNENLSVLTMLVLYAVMVKLDLNVNLVIIMFGVFVSGTMFLVMRKHSANQREHDSLALIGEHKH